CTGGGTGGAACACCTCATGAGCCACGGCACGCGCCTGGCCGGAGGCATGCTGGACGCCTTCACCGTGGAGTATCTGATCCAGAGCTCTCCGGAAGACTGCCTGGCCGACCCCACGCCCCAGAACACGCTGCTCCTGCCCCTCAAGGTGGCCGGAAGCGCCTTCGGATGCCTGGCCATCTCCAAGGACAAGGACCTGCGACTGGGCCGCGACCAGGTGACCTCCCTCAACGCCGCCGCCAACCACCTGGCCCTTGCCCTGCGCAACGCCATGCTCTTCCGTGACGTGAAGGCCAAGGCCGATCACGACGGCCTGACACGCATCCACAATCGCCAATCCTTTGACGAGCGGCTGGCCGACGAACTCAAGCGCCACCAGCGCTACCGCCACAACCTGAGCCTGCTGCTCTTCGACCTGGACCACTTCAAGGCCATCAACGACACCTACGGCCATCAGGCCGGCGACATGGTGCTGCGCGACGTGGGGGCCATTCTGGAGGAATCCTGCCGCGACACGGACTTCGCGGCGCGCTACGGCGGAGAGGAATTCGTGATCATCCTGCCCCAGACCAGCGAGGAGCAGGCCTGGGTGCTGGCCGAGCGCATCCGCCGCAAGGTGGAGCACAAGGGCTTCCAGTTCTCGGACAAGACCTTCAAGGTGACGGCCTCCATCGGCGTGGCCACCCTCACGCCCGGCTCCCTGGACCGGCGCGAGGACCTGATCCACAAGGCGGACCAGGCCCTGTACCTGGCCAAATCCGGCGGCCGCAACATGGTGTGCGTGTCGCAGGGGCGCGAACAGATGAAGGCGGCCGCCCTGGCGCGACCTGCTTGACAACGGACGTGCCCCGGCATACGAAGGCCAACTCGCGGGCAGTTAGCTCAGATGGATAGAGCGTTGGCCTCCGGAGCCAAAGGCCACAGGTTCGAATCCTGTACTGCCCGCCAAGAATTTCAGGTGGTTACGTCAGAGCATGACGTAGCCACCTTTTTTCACGGCTACCCTCGACCCCATTGTCTCAGGCGTCCCCTTTCCATCACACTTCCACTCCCCCGGGCTGAAGGCCACCTGGCGCAATGTGTAAGGCGGCGCGCGATTCGGCACTGATTTGCGCCGCATTCGGCACGCCGCCCTGTCTCATCTCACGCCTGTTTTAACGCCTCCTCTGCCTGCCTGATGCGGGCGGTGAGGAGGTCCATGTATTCGGGCGACAACTCCGCCCCTACGAAGCGCCGTTTCGTCTCCAGGCAGGCCAGCGCCGTGGTGCCTCCGCCCATGAACGGGTCAAGCACCGTCGCCCCTTCGGGCGTCACGGCCAGGAGGTCCTTGACCAGCTCCACCGGCTTGCCGGTGACGTGGACCTTCCTGGCCGTGTTCACCGCGTGCTTGAACACGCCGGGCAGGCAACGGCGATGGGTTGGGCGGGCCTTGTCCTTCACTGCATAGAGCACGAACTCGGTGTCGTGCTTGAACTCGCCCAGGTTGGGCCGGGCGCTTGGCTTGTGCCACACCACGATGCCGCGCCACGCCCACCCGGCCCCCTGGAGGGCGTCGGTCATGGCCGGGAGCTGCCGCCAGTCGCTGAAGACCATGCACGGCGCGCCGGACCTAGACACGCGCCAACATTCACCCAGCCACAGCGTGGCCCACATGGTGAATGACCTTTGGTCCTTGAGGTCGCCCAGCATGGGCGGGTAGGTGCGTTTCGTGCCCGTCCTTTGGTACTTGTCCGCCGGGTCCGCCTGGCGGGCCGCCATGTGCAGCCCTCCGCTCGAATAGGGCGGATCGGTGAGCACCGCATCGACGGACGCGCCCGGCATCTCCCGAAGGATGCCGAGCGCGTCGCCGCAAGATACTATTCCGTTTTCAAAGACCTCGCGCATGGTGCCTCCTGGGCAGAGGCTCCATGGCCTTCGGTGCTGGGGCTCGCGGCCCTCACGTGGTTGAGGGTTTGGCAGCGGGGGCATTTGATCTCGATTTCCACCACGCTGCCTTTGGCCAGAAGACGCTTACAGTGGCCGCAACGTATTTCCCTCATTACCTTTCTTTACAGGTAGCGCCGGAAGCGGTAGCGCTCTAACGCCCGCGCGGGCAGGAGCGCGGCTTCGGCCGTGGCGGGTTGTTTAGGCAACCCGTCGGTGGGGCGGTTGCCGCCGCCCTGCCGCTCCTCTCAGTACCTCGTGACCCGATCCGCCCCTTCGTCCGCTTCGATGGCCTGGCGGCAGTGTCCGGCCCCGAACACCGCGTCCAGGCAGCGCTCCAGCGCCATACCCAAAAGGCTCCCGGAGGCGGCCGCCTTGCCCACCCGGCTGCTCACGGTCTCGTCGGGGTC
This is a stretch of genomic DNA from Fundidesulfovibrio magnetotacticus. It encodes these proteins:
- a CDS encoding DNA-methyltransferase, which encodes MREVFENGIVSCGDALGILREMPGASVDAVLTDPPYSSGGLHMAARQADPADKYQRTGTKRTYPPMLGDLKDQRSFTMWATLWLGECWRVSRSGAPCMVFSDWRQLPAMTDALQGAGWAWRGIVVWHKPSARPNLGEFKHDTEFVLYAVKDKARPTHRRCLPGVFKHAVNTARKVHVTGKPVELVKDLLAVTPEGATVLDPFMGGGTTALACLETKRRFVGAELSPEYMDLLTARIRQAEEALKQA
- a CDS encoding GGDEF domain-containing protein is translated as LIWGLGLDDELAKSIELALGTGYAIKNWPVSGLPSKRDMDKASPLTVWVPLSVWNALPPSTRRHLRDWELTQRVLVLDSDKKGPDVEEILELGFLTALTPPVTDNKVRDAVFRAKEVRGLYDDIFGMTREIMLERELLARKTDQIIFLNTVLTRASQSLEPGRILSDAREDLSLLFPVHGLQGIFWQPDDEGRLEAELFLAPCLDPHGRQRWVEHLMSHGTRLAGGMLDAFTVEYLIQSSPEDCLADPTPQNTLLLPLKVAGSAFGCLAISKDKDLRLGRDQVTSLNAAANHLALALRNAMLFRDVKAKADHDGLTRIHNRQSFDERLADELKRHQRYRHNLSLLLFDLDHFKAINDTYGHQAGDMVLRDVGAILEESCRDTDFAARYGGEEFVIILPQTSEEQAWVLAERIRRKVEHKGFQFSDKTFKVTASIGVATLTPGSLDRREDLIHKADQALYLAKSGGRNMVCVSQGREQMKAAALARPA
- a CDS encoding Com family DNA-binding transcriptional regulator, giving the protein MREIRCGHCKRLLAKGSVVEIEIKCPRCQTLNHVRAASPSTEGHGASAQEAPCARSLKTE